The genomic region CCGTTATAATATTAGTAAATGGGTCCAATTTCTGGAGGATTtgtgatcattttaattttataaaagcagttatttgcctggtttcacagacaggtctTAAATTAAGACAGGATTGGGCCTTAGTTaaattagaactttttttttttatgtgccctaggaaaaaacattactggaacttaatgacttatttattttaaggtATGTCAGTGCAAGTTGTGTTCAGTTTAGGCAGCTCAAagatgcattttagtctgggactagacTTAAgctttgtctgtgaaaccaggcatTAGTCTtctattaaaaacaattttagcTGTATAGCTGTTGTCATCATTGTTATGGTTATCATATTGTAATACAGAAAAGGGTAGTATTTTTCCACACTAAAATCATAACACTCATTTTTACCTAAGTCTTCTATACTGAAACAATGAGTAgcctattttaacatttaaaaatttgcCCTATTCAGTTTCTCTGGAACTGCCTAATTAAAatcaagatttatttattaaaaaaaaaaataggaatcaGTCTAAATTAATTTGCAGGAATCAAAATTTTGTTGAGTTTATCGTAATGAACCCAGAATATCTCTAAAGGTCGATCATTAAAACGTGACCTTTTTGTGCATCTATTTATGAAGTACACAGAAGAATGCGGTACTTCTTGTATGTTCTTTGTTTGTACCTCTGGTCTGTTCTTTGTTGATCTGATCTGTTCAACCATTTTCCATTCAGTTCTGCAAAACCCGTAACTCTTCCTGCTGTAGATTCCTCCCTGAAGCACAAGTGCTGGTTTTTCTTCCTCCTGTCCATTTAGCAAAGAATGTTCGGGAATTTTCCCCAACGAAGAAGAAGAGAAGAGGGTCCAGACAACTGTTAGCTGTGCACAAGCAATGCGCTATGACAGCAGCCTTACGGACTACCAAAATATAGTCACACGAGTCTTTGTATCCATGCATCTGGACATGCTTCTCAGTTGTTAAGAAGATTGTCCGCACTATGTGATACGGCATAAAGCACACCAGAAAGATCCCAAGGCTGATGATGACCAGAGCACAAGCCTTCTTCCTGCAAGGTCTGGTTCTACCGAGTGCAGGACTAGGCCTCAGAAGGTTCTTCGCAACCAAGACCGAGCAGAAAAGAACAATCACCAAAGGGAACACAAAGCCCACCGGAAACGTAACGTTATTGATGAGGAGCAACTGGTCCACGTTGTCCTCCGCCAGCTCTAAACATCGAAAATGGCCTTGGCTTTGATTCTTTTTCTTCGTGAACAACAGTGGACTGCATGCAACACCCATAAAGAGCCAAATCAGA from Carassius carassius chromosome 47, fCarCar2.1, whole genome shotgun sequence harbors:
- the LOC132130363 gene encoding cysteinyl leukotriene receptor 2-like; translation: MNVSFPELRENITCLSSNSTDYFKRQVYPVAYILFFVLGVVGHSLSVCVFFSQWRTQKSFTPVSLLMVNLLVSDLMLVSSLPLRVSYYILNSNWIFGHVTCKLISYVFYLNMYSSVYFLVALNILRYLALVRPYLYVRIQTHYVAGIVCALIWLFMGVACSPLLFTKKKNQSQGHFRCLELAEDNVDQLLLINNVTFPVGFVFPLVIVLFCSVLVAKNLLRPSPALGRTRPCRKKACALVIISLGIFLVCFMPYHIVRTIFLTTEKHVQMHGYKDSCDYILVVRKAAVIAHCLCTANSCLDPLLFFFVGENSRTFFAKWTGGRKTSTCASGRNLQQEELRVLQN